A genomic stretch from Clavelina lepadiformis chromosome 5, kaClaLepa1.1, whole genome shotgun sequence includes:
- the LOC143460246 gene encoding uncharacterized protein LOC143460246 isoform X2 — MAAAYPVNQTNTTSVVLQPQAQIMMQPQPQPQPQQISASANSKTKALRGIAIAEVVLGSLCVVLGAVFSSYVSEHGYRSSYGYGYYRAWTTGEGIWCGVWVVIAGGLGIAAGSKRATPCIINCHMGFAITGAVFSITLFGLGIGIVSGPRTAFAIGLMVVNIVAAFLSFILLIVSASLSCCINPQGCCGGCCGGCCGQGYLETNQQVAYIGTAPGTAGQPVFVQTPVAGTIPQYTMPVVMQQGPVIPSNSAATTSQVMPTNQLVSDAGQRKQQEASNITQSPTESGQSYPPAYSQ; from the exons atggcGGCTGCGTACCCAGTTAACCAAACAAACACTACGTCTGTGGTATTGCAACCTCAAGCGCAGATCATGATGCAACCTCAACCTCAACCTCAACCTCAACAGATTTCAGCTTCAGCAAACAGTAAAACGAAGGCACTCAGAGGAATCGCG ATAGCAGAAGTGGTTCTCGGATCTTTATGCGTGGTGTTGGGAGCAGTATTCTCCAGCTATGTCAGTGAGCACGGTTATAGGTCCAGTTATGGTTATGGTTACTACCGAGCGTGGACGACCGGAGAAGGAATATGGTGTGGTGTTTGG GTAGTAATTGCTGGTGGACTTGGAATAGCTGCTGGAAGTAAAAGGGCGACACCTTGCATC ATCAACTGTCACATGGGTTTTGCCATCACTGGAGCGGTATTCTCAATTACACTTTTTGGTTTGGGAATAGGGATCGTTTCCGGACCGAGAACG GCTTTCGCCATTGGCCTGATGGTAGTCAATATCGTCGCTGCTTTTTTATCTTTCATTCTCCTCATTGTGAGTGCGTCATTGAGTTGCTGCATCAATCCTCAAGGTTGTTGTGGAGGATGTTGCGGAGGATGTTGTGGACAG GGATACTTAGAAACAAACCAGCAGGTGGCGTACATTGGAACCGCCCCTGGCACTGCTGGTCAACCTGTATTCGTTCAGA CACCTGTCGCAGGAACAATTCCACAGTATACTATGCCAGTGGTGATGCAGCAAGGTCCAGTAATTCCATCCAACTCTGCTGCCACTACAAGCCAAGTCATGCCAACTAATCAGCTTGTTTCTGATGCTGGCCAGAGAAAACAGCAAGAAGCTTCCAACATCACGCAATCTCCAACAGAGAGTGGGCAAAGTTACCCACCTGCTTATTCCCAGTAA
- the LOC143460246 gene encoding uncharacterized protein LOC143460246 isoform X1: MAAAYPVNQTNTTSVVLQPQAQIMMQPQPQPQPQQISASANSKTKALRGIAIAEVVLGSLCVVLGAVFSSYVSEHGYRSSYGYGYYRAWTTGEGIWCGVWVVIAGGLGIAAGSKRATPCIINCHMGFAITGAVFSITLFGLGIGIVSGPRTAFAIGLMVVNIVAAFLSFILLIVSASLSCCINPQGCCGGCCGGCCGQGYLETNQQVAYIGTAPGTAGQPVFVQNIQARQSQSHYVFQTAPVAGTIPQYTMPVVMQQGPVIPSNSAATTSQVMPTNQLVSDAGQRKQQEASNITQSPTESGQSYPPAYSQ, encoded by the exons atggcGGCTGCGTACCCAGTTAACCAAACAAACACTACGTCTGTGGTATTGCAACCTCAAGCGCAGATCATGATGCAACCTCAACCTCAACCTCAACCTCAACAGATTTCAGCTTCAGCAAACAGTAAAACGAAGGCACTCAGAGGAATCGCG ATAGCAGAAGTGGTTCTCGGATCTTTATGCGTGGTGTTGGGAGCAGTATTCTCCAGCTATGTCAGTGAGCACGGTTATAGGTCCAGTTATGGTTATGGTTACTACCGAGCGTGGACGACCGGAGAAGGAATATGGTGTGGTGTTTGG GTAGTAATTGCTGGTGGACTTGGAATAGCTGCTGGAAGTAAAAGGGCGACACCTTGCATC ATCAACTGTCACATGGGTTTTGCCATCACTGGAGCGGTATTCTCAATTACACTTTTTGGTTTGGGAATAGGGATCGTTTCCGGACCGAGAACG GCTTTCGCCATTGGCCTGATGGTAGTCAATATCGTCGCTGCTTTTTTATCTTTCATTCTCCTCATTGTGAGTGCGTCATTGAGTTGCTGCATCAATCCTCAAGGTTGTTGTGGAGGATGTTGCGGAGGATGTTGTGGACAG GGATACTTAGAAACAAACCAGCAGGTGGCGTACATTGGAACCGCCCCTGGCACTGCTGGTCAACCTGTATTCGTTCAGA ATATACAAGCTAGGCAATCGCAGTCTCATTACGTTTTTCAAACAGCACCTGTCGCAGGAACAATTCCACAGTATACTATGCCAGTGGTGATGCAGCAAGGTCCAGTAATTCCATCCAACTCTGCTGCCACTACAAGCCAAGTCATGCCAACTAATCAGCTTGTTTCTGATGCTGGCCAGAGAAAACAGCAAGAAGCTTCCAACATCACGCAATCTCCAACAGAGAGTGGGCAAAGTTACCCACCTGCTTATTCCCAGTAA
- the LOC143460389 gene encoding uncharacterized protein LOC143460389, giving the protein MDVNLKLIIEIDCDPEDDAANFICGQCLHNCTSNETLLAHQKTAHESSCNNVTREKLMEWWETVGGVKTDLTADAVNYFMKLFSSYSSPDELFHKFSCDGITCIPSLFFLPRKLSLCLTRKLFDVFLSHVTTVAHNKKGKHLTLHKLTRDEEFIIQYIGGYILQKLTKRCINPREIDLLSCLTDYSNETTNSSLISALNNNNYGHLTVPAKSLVKLLMYVESVFRKQDIKEHIMESCMSSLSVCNIKDIFENLVFDECLQKLCMKICKFYVKIRCYQKANHLNSVLHVTSDQNVSLRKSLK; this is encoded by the exons ATGGATGTCAACTtgaagttaattattgaaatagattGTGACCCAGAAGACGATGCAGCAAACTTCAT atgtggacaatgtttgcataactgcacaagtaatgaaactttgctggctcatcaaaaaactgctcacg AATCTTCTTGCAATAATGTTACAAGAGAAAAGCTGATGGAATGGTGGGAAACAGTGGGTGGCGTTAAAACAGATCTAACTGCAGATGCggttaactattttatgaaGCTATTTTCTTCGTACAGTTCACCGGATGAACTGTTTCATAAATTCTCCTGTGATGGAATTACGTGCATCCCATCACTATTTTTCTTGCCAAGAAAATTGTCACTATGTTTAAcacgaaaattgtttgatgtatttttatcaCACGTTACCACTgttgcacacaacaaaaagGGGAAACACTTGACATTACACAAGTTAACCCGAGACGAAGAATTCATAATTCAGTACATAGGTggttatattttgcagaaactcACTAAGCGCTGTATAAATCCGAGAGAAATAGATCTATTGTCTTGTTTAACTGATTATAGTAATGAAACCACTAATAGTTCCTTGATTTCCgctttaaataataacaattatggACATCTTACAGTTCCAGCGAAATCACTAGTGAAATTGTTGATGTATGTAGAAAGTGTCTTTAGGAAACAAGACATAAAGGAGCACATCATGGAAAGTTGCATGTCTTCTTTGAGTGTTTGTAACATAAaagatatatttgaaaatcttgtttttgatgaatgtttgcaaaaattgtgcatgaaaatatgtaaattttacgTGAAGATTAGATGCTATCAAAAAGCCAATCATTTAAATTCAGTACTGCATGTAACCTCTGATCAAAATGTAAGTCTgagaaaatcattaaaatga
- the LOC143460391 gene encoding uncharacterized protein LOC143460391 encodes MVKDQPLKRSAQPTFNLPSRITSTFTANEICIRELEAKVSTLLADDTVQVEVDKIMSDDMTAIVKAAQDEDKIDNFYSIFWKEQQKLNSMKRNGERYHPELIKFCLSLAAKSKSAYEELRQSGILRLPSSRTLNDYRNVYCTAPGIQDNVLEELKSKSLSLASHERFLVISIDEMKVTLHTC; translated from the exons ATGGTTAAAGATCAACCTTTAAAACGATCAGCGCAGCCAACATTTAACCTACCATCTCGAATTACCTCCACCTTTACTGCTAATGAAATTTG CATTAGAGAATTAGAAGCTAAGGTTTCGACTCTGTTAGCTGATGATACGGTGCAAGTGGAGGTAGATAAAATTATGTCAGATGACATGACAGCCATTGTTAAAGCAG CTCAAGATGAGGATAAAATTGATAACTTCTACTCAATCTTTTGGAAAGAGCAGCAAAAGCTAAATAGTATGAAAAGAAATGGGGAAAGATATCACCCTGAGTTAATAAA GTTCTGTTTGAGTCTAGCTGCTAAAAGTAAAAGCGCCTATGAAGAATTACGACAAAGTGGCATTTTACGACTACCAAGCTCACGCACCCTAAATGACTATCG aaacgTTTACTGCACTGCACCTGGCATTCAAGATAATGTTTTAGAAGAACTGAAATCCAAAAGTCTCAGTCTAGCATCACATGAACGATTTCTCGTTATATCAATCGATGAAATGAAAG TGACCCTCCACACTTGCTGA